One segment of Streptosporangium brasiliense DNA contains the following:
- a CDS encoding TIGR03668 family PPOX class F420-dependent oxidoreductase, with product MDEAQARARFQAARVARLATADAHGTPHLVPVTFDLDGDTVAFAVDHKPKRTTDLRRLRNIAANDRVCLLVDHYDDDWSRLWWVRADGRARITGEGPSRERALARLAERYPPYRDRPPRGPVVLIEVESWTGWSYACP from the coding sequence ATGGACGAGGCGCAGGCGCGCGCGAGGTTCCAGGCGGCCCGGGTCGCCCGGCTGGCCACGGCCGACGCCCACGGCACGCCTCACCTGGTGCCGGTCACCTTCGACCTGGACGGCGACACGGTCGCCTTCGCGGTCGACCACAAGCCCAAGCGGACGACGGACCTGCGCCGCCTGCGCAACATCGCGGCCAACGACCGGGTGTGCCTGCTGGTGGACCACTACGACGACGACTGGTCACGGCTGTGGTGGGTCCGCGCCGACGGCAGGGCGCGGATCACCGGAGAGGGCCCGTCCCGGGAACGGGCCCTGGCACGGCTGGCGGAGCGATATCCGCCCTACCGTGACCGCCCGCCGCGGGGTCCGGTCGTCCTCATCGAGGTGGAGTCCTGGACGGGCTGGTCATACGCGTGCCCGTAG
- the pdxR gene encoding MocR-like pyridoxine biosynthesis transcription factor PdxR, whose product MADLHVTVDRAAGGIAGQIARELRQAVRQGRLPAGERLPASRELAKDLGLSRGVVVEAYEQLVAEGFLISRVGAGTSVAPAASRPPAETARTTLAAGKPYYGSRSTSPDLSAFPRERWLAAIRRALATLPADALDYGDPGGIPGLREELAGYLRRVRAADVSPDNLVIVGGVAQGLSLTLQALTGQPAEGRATHDLNWFVDRIAHPAPLPGRIRLAVEDPTSLRQLPLLRAAGADLVAVPVDGEGVDVTALAATGARAVLLTPAHQYPTGVVLSPRRRAALIEWATGTGAMILEDDYDAEFRFDRDPVGCLQGLAPGHVVMAGSVSKSLAPGLRLGWVVAPPGIAESVRLARGELDLGSPVLEQYALADLIRTGGYDRHLRRMRREYRARRDAFVRALADHLPEITVRGVSAGLHLFAELPGGWDEHSAAETARACGLAVEPAGPMRNAPGPPALVMGFARLPVHHADQTIRAFAAGLPH is encoded by the coding sequence TTGGCCGATCTGCATGTGACCGTCGACCGGGCGGCAGGCGGGATCGCCGGGCAGATCGCCCGTGAGCTGCGGCAGGCCGTACGGCAGGGCAGGCTCCCGGCGGGAGAGCGGCTGCCGGCCAGCCGTGAGCTGGCCAAGGACCTGGGGCTGTCGCGGGGCGTGGTCGTGGAGGCGTACGAGCAGCTCGTCGCGGAAGGGTTCCTGATCTCGCGGGTCGGCGCGGGCACCAGCGTGGCCCCGGCGGCGAGCCGGCCCCCGGCGGAGACCGCCCGCACCACCCTGGCCGCCGGCAAGCCGTACTACGGGAGCCGTTCCACCTCCCCCGACCTGAGCGCCTTCCCCCGCGAGCGGTGGCTCGCCGCCATCAGACGCGCCCTCGCCACCCTGCCCGCCGACGCGCTCGACTACGGCGACCCCGGTGGCATCCCCGGCCTGCGCGAGGAGCTGGCCGGCTACCTGAGGAGGGTCCGGGCGGCCGACGTCAGCCCGGACAACCTGGTGATCGTCGGCGGGGTGGCCCAAGGGCTGAGCCTGACGCTCCAAGCGCTCACCGGGCAGCCCGCAGAGGGCCGGGCCACCCATGACCTGAACTGGTTCGTCGACCGGATCGCCCACCCCGCGCCGCTCCCCGGCCGGATCCGGCTGGCCGTCGAAGACCCCACCAGCCTGCGCCAGCTCCCGCTGCTCCGCGCGGCGGGGGCCGACCTGGTCGCGGTCCCGGTGGACGGCGAGGGCGTCGACGTCACGGCCCTGGCCGCGACCGGGGCGCGGGCGGTGCTGCTCACCCCCGCCCACCAGTACCCCACCGGCGTGGTGCTCTCCCCCCGGCGCCGCGCCGCGCTGATCGAGTGGGCCACCGGGACCGGCGCGATGATCCTTGAGGACGACTACGACGCGGAGTTCCGGTTCGACCGCGACCCGGTGGGCTGCCTGCAGGGCCTCGCCCCCGGCCACGTGGTCATGGCCGGGAGCGTGAGCAAGTCCCTCGCCCCGGGGCTCCGGCTGGGCTGGGTGGTGGCCCCGCCCGGGATCGCCGAGTCGGTCCGGCTGGCCCGCGGCGAGCTGGACCTGGGTTCGCCGGTCCTGGAGCAGTACGCGCTGGCCGACCTCATCCGGACCGGCGGCTACGACCGGCACCTGCGGAGGATGCGCCGGGAGTACCGGGCCCGGCGCGACGCCTTCGTGCGGGCGCTGGCCGACCACCTGCCCGAGATCACGGTGCGCGGCGTCTCCGCGGGGCTGCACCTGTTCGCCGAGCTGCCCGGCGGCTGGGACGAGCACTCGGCCGCCGAGACGGCCCGGGCGTGCGGCCTCGCCGTCGAGCCGGCGGGTCCGATGCGCAACGCCCCCGGGCCGCCCGCCCTGGTCATGGGCTTCGCCCGCCTCCCCGTCCACCACGCCGACCAGACCATCCGCGCCTTCGCGGCCGGCCTGCCCCACTGA
- a CDS encoding TIM barrel protein, with translation MKTAAAPISWGVCEVPGWGRQLDRSQVLAEMRDLGLTATELGPQGFLPPSPSRCRSLLAGYGLRAVGGFVPVVLHDPHHDPLPEVRAAMRAFRDGEVEVVVLAAATGGESYDAKPALAAGGWKTLLANLGRILKHAKEFGRTVTLHPHVGTMVETRQEVERVLEGSEVALCLDTGHLLIGGTDPMDLVRAVPGRIAHVHLKDVDAGLAARVGAGGLSYTEAVRAGIYRPLGQGEVDVAGIVAGLGAAGYSGWYVLEQDVVLGAGDGAAPRENVRASLAYLRGLAGGRAEGSA, from the coding sequence GTGAAGACCGCCGCTGCCCCGATCTCCTGGGGCGTCTGCGAGGTGCCGGGCTGGGGCCGCCAGCTCGACCGTTCCCAGGTGCTCGCCGAGATGCGCGACCTGGGCCTGACGGCCACCGAGCTCGGGCCGCAGGGGTTCCTGCCGCCCTCGCCGTCGCGCTGCCGTTCCCTGCTCGCCGGGTACGGCCTGCGGGCGGTCGGCGGGTTCGTCCCCGTGGTGCTGCACGACCCCCACCACGACCCGCTGCCGGAGGTCCGGGCCGCGATGCGGGCTTTCCGGGACGGCGAGGTGGAGGTGGTCGTGCTGGCCGCCGCCACCGGCGGGGAGAGCTACGACGCCAAGCCCGCCCTGGCGGCGGGCGGCTGGAAGACCCTGCTGGCCAACCTGGGCCGGATCCTCAAGCACGCCAAGGAGTTCGGCCGGACGGTCACCCTGCATCCGCATGTCGGGACCATGGTCGAGACCCGGCAGGAGGTGGAGCGGGTGCTCGAGGGCAGTGAGGTCGCGCTCTGCCTGGACACCGGTCATCTGCTGATCGGCGGCACCGACCCGATGGACCTCGTCCGTGCGGTCCCCGGGCGGATCGCGCACGTCCATCTCAAGGACGTCGACGCGGGCCTGGCCGCGCGGGTCGGGGCGGGCGGGCTGTCCTACACCGAGGCGGTGCGGGCGGGGATCTACCGTCCGCTCGGCCAGGGCGAGGTGGACGTCGCCGGGATCGTGGCGGGGCTGGGCGCGGCCGGATACTCCGGCTGGTACGTCCTGGAGCAGGACGTCGTGCTCGGCGCCGGTGACGGCGCCGCGCCCCGGGAGAACGTCCGGGCGAGCCTGGCCTACCTGCGGGGGCTGGCCGGTGGGCGGGCGGAGGGGTCGGCGTGA
- the iolC gene encoding 5-dehydro-2-deoxygluconokinase — protein sequence MIEVLTMGRVGVDVYPLQVGVGLREVETFGKYLGGSPVNVAVAAARLGRSSAVITRTGADPFGLFVHDALRAYGVDDRYVTAVPGLPTPVTFCEIRPPEDFPLYFYRHPKAPDLEILAGELDLEAVAGARVLWATVTGLSREPSRGAHFAAWRARGRRVHTVLDLDYRPVFWPGVGAARAQVRRALGQVTVAVGNVDEVEVATGVREPLAAGRMLLEAGVELAVIKRGSAGVVGMTRAQTVEVAPVPVEVVNGLGAGDAFGGALCHGLLEGWPLERVLRFANAAGAIVAGRLACAPAMPTLDEVGEVLGPEWADPARGSGR from the coding sequence GTGATCGAGGTGTTGACCATGGGGCGGGTGGGGGTGGACGTCTATCCGCTGCAGGTGGGGGTGGGGCTGCGGGAGGTGGAGACCTTCGGCAAGTATCTGGGCGGCAGTCCGGTCAACGTGGCGGTGGCGGCGGCCCGGCTGGGCCGCTCCAGTGCGGTGATCACCCGGACCGGGGCCGATCCGTTCGGGTTGTTCGTCCATGACGCGTTGCGGGCCTACGGGGTCGATGACCGGTATGTCACGGCGGTGCCGGGGCTGCCGACGCCGGTGACGTTCTGTGAGATCCGGCCGCCGGAGGATTTCCCGCTGTATTTCTACCGGCATCCCAAGGCGCCGGATCTGGAGATCTTGGCGGGGGAGTTGGATCTGGAGGCGGTGGCCGGGGCGCGGGTGCTGTGGGCGACGGTGACGGGGTTGTCGCGGGAGCCGTCGCGGGGGGCGCATTTCGCGGCGTGGCGGGCGCGGGGGCGGCGGGTGCACACGGTGCTGGATCTGGATTACCGGCCGGTGTTCTGGCCGGGGGTGGGGGCGGCGCGGGCGCAGGTGCGGCGGGCGTTGGGGCAGGTGACGGTGGCGGTGGGGAATGTGGATGAGGTGGAGGTGGCCACCGGGGTGCGGGAGCCGTTGGCGGCGGGGCGGATGTTGCTGGAGGCGGGGGTGGAGCTGGCGGTGATCAAGCGGGGGTCGGCCGGGGTGGTGGGGATGACGCGGGCGCAGACGGTGGAGGTGGCGCCGGTGCCGGTGGAGGTGGTCAACGGGTTGGGGGCCGGTGACGCCTTCGGCGGGGCGTTGTGTCATGGGTTGTTGGAGGGGTGGCCGTTGGAGCGGGTGCTGCGGTTCGCCAACGCGGCGGGGGCGATCGTGGCGGGGCGGTTGGCCTGCGCGCCCGCCATGCCCACCCTCGACGAGGTGGGAGAGGTGCTCGGCCCGGAGTGGGCGGACCCGGCGCGGGGGAGCGGGCGTTGA
- a CDS encoding DMT family transporter has translation MNADVITAVPATRGRGLGQAAGAMFLVGTLAGVSGVIQDYPVYGGQALRYLLAAAVLLAVTRAMGLRAVRLTLREGALLVALSLFGLVIFNVCVIEATRHGGPALVGTVLGTVPLALALLDGRPSPRVVGAATVVVAGATLATGLGSGDLSGLMWSLGALFCEICFSLLAIPLLPKLGAVRVSAYSAALAVPLLAVAGLLADGGAMLRTPTLPEALGLGYQSLIVTAVAFFLWYDALPRLGPGTAGLFAGLIPVGAIVTGVVLGLGTPSVPDLLGAALVIAGIVIGLSAAGSSPSAEGSPAAGGRPPAAGATSPAAPANSPATGESARQSP, from the coding sequence ATGAACGCAGATGTCATCACAGCCGTCCCCGCCACGCGGGGGCGCGGCCTGGGCCAGGCGGCGGGGGCGATGTTCCTGGTCGGCACCCTGGCCGGGGTCTCCGGCGTGATCCAGGACTATCCGGTCTACGGCGGCCAGGCTCTCCGCTACCTGCTCGCCGCCGCCGTCCTGCTCGCCGTCACCCGGGCCATGGGCCTGCGGGCCGTACGGCTCACGCTCCGCGAGGGCGCGCTGCTGGTCGCGCTGTCGCTGTTCGGGCTGGTGATCTTCAATGTCTGCGTGATCGAGGCCACCCGGCACGGCGGCCCCGCCCTGGTCGGCACCGTGCTCGGCACCGTTCCGCTGGCGCTCGCCCTGCTCGACGGCCGTCCCTCGCCGCGGGTCGTCGGGGCGGCGACGGTGGTGGTGGCCGGCGCGACGCTGGCCACCGGGCTGGGCAGCGGCGACCTGTCGGGACTGATGTGGTCGCTGGGGGCGCTGTTCTGCGAGATCTGCTTCTCGCTGCTGGCCATCCCGCTGCTGCCCAAGCTGGGGGCGGTCCGTGTCTCGGCCTACTCGGCGGCGCTGGCCGTGCCGCTGCTGGCCGTCGCCGGCCTGCTCGCGGACGGCGGCGCGATGCTGCGCACGCCGACTCTCCCCGAGGCCCTGGGCCTGGGCTACCAGTCGCTGATCGTGACCGCCGTGGCGTTCTTCCTCTGGTACGACGCGCTCCCGCGGCTCGGCCCGGGTACCGCGGGGCTGTTCGCCGGGCTGATCCCGGTCGGCGCCATCGTCACCGGCGTGGTCCTCGGCCTGGGCACGCCCTCCGTGCCCGACCTGCTGGGGGCCGCCCTGGTGATCGCCGGGATCGTCATCGGCCTCAGCGCGGCCGGTTCGTCTCCGAGTGCGGAAGGCTCGCCCGCTGCTGGGGGACGTCCACCTGCTGCTGGGGCAACTTCACCGGCGGCTCCGGCCAACTCACCGGCCACTGGGGAGTCTGCCCGTCAATCTCCCTGA
- a CDS encoding Gfo/Idh/MocA family protein, translating into MRVGLLGLGRIGAFHAATLAAHPWVEELVVADADAARAEEIAARLGAGVGDAFDADAVVIATPTAGHAELLLRACELGVPAFCEKPVAIGVEDTLRVLKAAGQSGTVVHIGFQRRFDAGYAAARAALRGGGLGTLHRVHLVTADPRPPAAGYVPASGGIFRDCHIHDFDILRWVTGREVETVYAAGANRGAAFFAEAGDVDTSAALLILDDGTLVTVQGSRYNGAGYDVRMELAGTMGTQVAGLDRRVPLTSAEGWQPPGEPWPDFAVRFEAAYVAEMGAFLAAARGERESPCTVDDALAALYVAEAAELSRREGRPVRMAEVTK; encoded by the coding sequence ATGCGTGTTGGTCTGCTAGGTCTTGGCCGGATCGGGGCATTCCACGCCGCGACGCTGGCGGCGCATCCCTGGGTCGAGGAGTTGGTGGTGGCCGACGCGGACGCCGCGCGGGCGGAGGAGATCGCCGCCAGGCTGGGCGCCGGGGTGGGCGACGCCTTCGACGCGGACGCGGTGGTGATCGCGACTCCGACGGCGGGTCACGCGGAGCTGTTGCTGCGGGCCTGTGAGCTGGGGGTGCCGGCCTTCTGTGAGAAGCCGGTCGCGATCGGGGTGGAGGACACGCTGCGGGTCCTCAAGGCGGCCGGGCAGAGCGGGACGGTGGTGCACATCGGGTTCCAGCGGCGTTTCGACGCCGGTTACGCGGCGGCGCGGGCGGCGCTGCGCGGGGGCGGGCTGGGCACGTTGCACCGGGTGCACCTGGTCACCGCCGATCCCCGGCCGCCGGCGGCCGGTTACGTGCCCGCCTCGGGGGGGATCTTCCGGGACTGTCACATCCATGATTTCGACATCCTGCGCTGGGTCACCGGCCGTGAGGTGGAGACCGTCTATGCCGCCGGTGCCAACCGGGGCGCGGCCTTCTTCGCCGAGGCCGGTGACGTCGACACCAGTGCCGCGCTGCTCATCCTGGACGACGGCACGCTGGTGACGGTGCAGGGCTCGCGCTACAACGGCGCCGGGTACGACGTGCGGATGGAGCTGGCGGGCACGATGGGGACCCAGGTGGCGGGTCTGGATCGGCGTGTGCCGCTGACCAGCGCCGAGGGGTGGCAGCCGCCGGGTGAGCCGTGGCCGGACTTCGCCGTCAGGTTCGAGGCCGCCTACGTGGCCGAGATGGGCGCGTTCCTGGCCGCGGCGCGGGGCGAGCGGGAGAGTCCCTGCACGGTCGATGACGCCCTGGCCGCGCTCTACGTCGCCGAGGCCGCCGAGCTGTCCAGGCGCGAGGGGCGTCCGGTCCGGATGGCGGAGGTGACCAAGTGA
- a CDS encoding Cgl0159 family (beta/alpha)8-fold protein: MSAEGYRELRETRARSPWRVAEAAAARRRRSLLEDRDRLLIVAADHTARGALGVAGRPMAMAGRVELLARLMTALARPGVDGLLATPDIVEDLLLLGALEGKLVIGSMNRGGLQGAAFEFDDRFTAYDAASIVRMGLDGGKMLCRIGLDDPATAATLESCATAVTELAGHGLMAMVEPFWSRRVDGAVRHDLSPEGMIHAISVGQGLGATSAHTWLKIPVVDDMERVMRATTLPTLLLGGDPGDTPQHAYSAWREALGLPGVRGLVVGRALLYPSDDDVAAAVDTAVAMLEVA, encoded by the coding sequence GTGAGCGCGGAGGGCTACCGGGAGCTGCGCGAGACCCGCGCGCGCTCTCCCTGGCGGGTGGCCGAGGCGGCGGCGGCCCGGCGGCGGCGGAGCCTGCTGGAGGACCGCGACCGGCTTCTGATCGTCGCGGCCGACCACACGGCGCGGGGCGCGCTCGGTGTCGCCGGCCGGCCGATGGCCATGGCCGGCCGCGTCGAGCTGCTGGCGCGGCTCATGACCGCCCTGGCCCGGCCGGGGGTGGACGGCCTGCTGGCCACCCCCGACATCGTGGAGGACCTGCTGCTGCTCGGCGCGCTGGAGGGCAAGCTCGTCATCGGCTCGATGAACCGGGGCGGCCTGCAGGGCGCGGCCTTCGAGTTCGACGACCGCTTCACCGCCTACGACGCCGCCTCGATCGTCCGGATGGGCCTGGACGGCGGCAAGATGCTCTGCCGGATCGGTCTGGACGACCCCGCGACCGCCGCCACCCTGGAGTCCTGCGCGACGGCGGTCACGGAGCTGGCCGGGCACGGCCTGATGGCGATGGTCGAGCCGTTCTGGTCGCGCAGGGTCGACGGCGCGGTCAGGCACGACCTGTCGCCGGAGGGGATGATCCACGCCATCAGCGTCGGCCAGGGGCTCGGCGCGACCTCCGCGCACACGTGGCTGAAGATCCCGGTGGTCGACGACATGGAGCGGGTGATGCGGGCCACGACGCTGCCGACCCTGCTGCTCGGCGGTGATCCCGGAGACACTCCTCAGCACGCCTACAGCGCCTGGCGCGAAGCTCTCGGGCTCCCCGGGGTGCGGGGGCTTGTGGTGGGCCGCGCGTTGCTGTACCCCTCCGATGACGACGTGGCCGCGGCCGTCGACACCGCCGTGGCGATGCTGGAGGTGGCATGA
- a CDS encoding fumarate hydratase, with the protein MPEFDYTDLLPMGPDETRYRLISAEGVRVVEAAGRRFLEVDPEALRLLTETAIHDISHYLRSSHLAQLRKIIDDPESSGNDRFVALDLLKNASISAGGVLPMCQDTGTAIVMGKRGRHVLTDGADAEHISRGVYDAYTKLNLRYSQMAPITMWEEKNTGSNLPAQIELYAEDPHGHADEYKLLFMAKGGGSANKSFLYQETKAVLNEKRMLQFLEEKIRSLGTAACPPYHLAIVVGGTSAEYALKTAKYASARYLDSIPTEGSPSGHGFRDTELETKVFELTQKLGIGAQFGGKYFCHDVRVIRLPRHGASCPVAIAVSCSADRQALAKITPEGIFLEQLETDPAQFLPETTDEHLSDDVVNIDLNRPMPEILAELTKYPVKTRLSLTGPLVVARDIAHAKIGELLDDGGEMPQYLKDHAVYYAGPAKTPEGYASGSFGPTTAGRMDSYVERFQAAGGSMIMLAKGNRSKQVTDACKAHGGFYLGSIGGPAARLAQDCIKKVEVLEYPELGMEAVWKIEVEDFPAFIVVDDKGEDFFTDSTGPVLSIGRR; encoded by the coding sequence ATGCCCGAGTTCGACTACACCGACCTGCTCCCCATGGGACCGGATGAGACGCGATACCGTCTGATCAGCGCCGAGGGGGTGCGCGTGGTCGAAGCCGCGGGCCGCAGGTTCCTGGAGGTCGACCCCGAGGCGCTCCGGCTGCTGACCGAGACGGCGATCCACGACATCTCGCACTATCTCCGGTCGTCCCATCTCGCCCAGCTCCGCAAGATCATCGATGACCCCGAGTCCAGCGGGAACGACCGCTTCGTCGCCCTCGACCTGCTGAAGAACGCCTCGATCTCGGCCGGCGGCGTGCTCCCGATGTGCCAGGACACCGGCACCGCGATCGTGATGGGCAAGCGCGGCCGCCACGTGCTCACCGACGGCGCCGACGCCGAGCACATCTCGCGCGGCGTCTACGACGCCTACACCAAACTGAACCTGCGCTACTCCCAGATGGCCCCGATCACCATGTGGGAGGAGAAGAACACCGGCTCCAACCTCCCCGCGCAGATCGAGCTCTACGCCGAGGACCCGCACGGCCACGCCGACGAGTACAAGCTGCTGTTCATGGCCAAGGGCGGCGGCAGCGCCAACAAGTCCTTCCTGTACCAGGAGACCAAGGCGGTCCTCAACGAGAAGCGGATGCTCCAGTTCCTGGAGGAGAAGATCCGTTCGCTCGGCACCGCCGCCTGCCCGCCGTACCACCTGGCGATCGTCGTGGGCGGCACCTCCGCCGAATACGCCCTGAAGACGGCGAAATACGCCAGCGCCCGCTACCTGGACTCCATCCCCACCGAGGGCTCCCCCAGCGGCCACGGCTTCCGCGACACCGAGCTGGAGACCAAGGTCTTCGAGCTCACCCAGAAGCTCGGCATCGGCGCCCAGTTCGGCGGCAAGTATTTCTGCCACGACGTCCGCGTCATCCGCCTGCCCCGGCACGGCGCCTCCTGCCCGGTCGCCATCGCGGTCTCCTGCAGCGCCGACCGCCAGGCCCTGGCCAAGATCACGCCTGAGGGGATCTTCCTGGAGCAGCTGGAGACCGACCCGGCGCAGTTCCTGCCGGAGACCACCGACGAGCACCTGTCGGACGACGTCGTGAACATCGACCTCAACCGGCCGATGCCGGAGATCCTCGCCGAGCTCACCAAATACCCGGTCAAGACCCGCCTGTCCCTGACCGGCCCCCTGGTCGTCGCCCGCGACATCGCCCACGCCAAGATCGGCGAGCTCCTCGACGACGGCGGCGAGATGCCGCAATACCTCAAGGACCACGCGGTCTACTACGCCGGACCCGCCAAGACCCCCGAGGGCTACGCCTCCGGCTCCTTCGGCCCCACCACCGCCGGCCGCATGGACTCCTACGTCGAGCGCTTCCAGGCCGCGGGCGGCTCCATGATCATGCTCGCCAAGGGCAACCGCTCCAAGCAGGTCACCGACGCCTGCAAGGCCCACGGCGGCTTCTACCTCGGCTCCATCGGCGGCCCCGCCGCCCGTCTCGCCCAGGACTGCATCAAGAAGGTCGAGGTCCTGGAGTATCCCGAGCTCGGGATGGAGGCCGTCTGGAAGATCGAGGTCGAGGACTTCCCCGCCTTCATCGTCGTCGACGACAAGGGCGAGGACTTCTTCACCGACTCCACCGGCCCCGTCCTGTCCATCGGCCGCCGCTGA
- a CDS encoding protein kinase domain-containing protein has product MRQTQPLQPGDPTQIGRFRLTGRLGSGGQGVVFLGADEAGRRFAVKVPHLPNWADGELRERFARELETARRTAPAFTARIVEADLEGRQPYIVSEYIEGPSLGELVTAGGPLHQDAVHRLATGLASALAAIHQAGIVHRDVKPDNVLMGPDGPRLIDFGIARLPGITMTTSGQMLGTPLYMAPEVFNGERVGPAADVFAWGAVIAFAATGRHTFGGAEIPAIMHRILTEQPDLTALSEQIRPVVAAALAKQPADRPSSVDLMVRLVGGSSVPPSQLSTMDVTDAAVRRRRTRVLLAAGSTVLTLAAATGVVLAVRQAELGPGGGTTAQGSGSGSVERVRQPEPGGEGPSQDPAGKDGAGRPEQDPAGGNGDGKPGQDGGGKPEQDPAGKDGAGKPEQDPAGEDGGGRPEQEPAEDDGGDGSAGPLGESKPATGSPPAVWDGDVRAYYDVGAAEHGRRAGRLKAAGFRPLSISITDRGYTALWRKTPGVAYVTAHGLTGGEYQAFWDKWIAKGYVETVTAAHGTGPATVFALVMEKRPVDHVAYFGLTGAQLRTRNSEAARKGYIPLWITAYGTAGDPRYTATWVENTEGTDWHLTFGQTGKRFQAEFDRQARDNFRPDVTIAPDGKYTAVWKQQQSAWSCYSGLTAQRHVARLKQLRREGYRLTRLAAAQVGDEVRYSLLADKK; this is encoded by the coding sequence ATGAGGCAGACACAGCCACTGCAGCCGGGCGACCCCACCCAGATCGGGCGGTTCCGCTTGACGGGCCGGCTGGGCAGCGGTGGCCAGGGCGTGGTGTTCCTGGGCGCGGACGAGGCCGGTCGGCGGTTCGCGGTGAAAGTACCTCACCTGCCCAACTGGGCCGACGGCGAGCTGCGGGAGCGCTTCGCCCGCGAACTGGAGACGGCCCGGCGCACCGCTCCGGCGTTCACCGCCCGGATCGTCGAGGCCGACCTCGAAGGCAGGCAGCCGTACATCGTCAGCGAATACATCGAGGGCCCCAGCCTGGGTGAGCTCGTGACGGCCGGCGGCCCGCTGCACCAGGACGCCGTACACCGGCTGGCGACGGGGCTCGCCTCGGCGCTGGCCGCGATCCACCAGGCCGGCATCGTCCACCGTGACGTCAAGCCGGACAACGTCCTCATGGGGCCCGACGGGCCACGCCTGATCGATTTCGGCATCGCCCGGCTGCCCGGCATCACCATGACCACCTCGGGCCAGATGCTGGGCACGCCCCTCTACATGGCGCCGGAGGTCTTCAACGGCGAGCGGGTGGGGCCCGCGGCCGACGTGTTCGCGTGGGGCGCTGTCATCGCGTTCGCCGCGACGGGCAGGCACACCTTCGGGGGAGCCGAGATCCCGGCGATCATGCACCGCATCCTCACCGAGCAGCCGGACCTCACGGCGCTCTCCGAGCAGATCCGGCCCGTCGTGGCCGCGGCCCTCGCCAAACAGCCCGCCGACCGCCCCAGCTCGGTGGACCTGATGGTGCGGCTGGTCGGCGGCTCCTCCGTGCCGCCCTCGCAGCTCAGCACCATGGACGTCACCGACGCGGCCGTCCGGCGGCGCCGGACGCGCGTCCTGCTGGCCGCCGGGAGCACGGTGCTCACGCTGGCCGCCGCCACCGGGGTGGTGCTGGCCGTACGGCAGGCGGAGCTGGGTCCGGGCGGCGGGACGACGGCGCAGGGGTCGGGGTCCGGCTCCGTCGAGCGGGTCCGGCAGCCGGAGCCGGGCGGCGAGGGGCCGTCTCAGGACCCCGCCGGCAAGGACGGCGCCGGGAGACCGGAACAGGACCCCGCCGGAGGGAACGGCGACGGGAAACCCGGGCAGGACGGCGGCGGGAAACCGGAACAGGACCCCGCCGGAAAGGACGGCGCCGGGAAACCCGAGCAGGACCCGGCCGGCGAGGACGGCGGCGGGAGACCGGAACAGGAGCCGGCCGAAGACGACGGCGGCGACGGATCGGCGGGCCCCCTCGGGGAGAGCAAGCCGGCCACCGGCTCGCCGCCGGCGGTGTGGGACGGCGACGTGCGCGCCTACTACGACGTCGGCGCCGCCGAGCACGGCCGGCGGGCCGGCCGCCTGAAGGCGGCGGGCTTCCGCCCGCTGTCGATCTCCATCACCGACCGGGGCTACACGGCGCTGTGGCGCAAGACTCCGGGTGTCGCGTACGTGACCGCGCACGGTCTGACGGGAGGCGAGTACCAGGCGTTCTGGGACAAGTGGATCGCGAAGGGCTACGTGGAGACGGTCACGGCCGCGCACGGAACCGGCCCGGCGACGGTTTTCGCGCTCGTCATGGAGAAGCGCCCGGTCGACCATGTGGCCTACTTCGGGCTGACCGGCGCCCAGCTCCGCACCCGCAACTCCGAGGCGGCGCGCAAGGGGTACATCCCCTTGTGGATCACCGCCTACGGCACCGCCGGCGACCCCCGCTACACCGCGACCTGGGTGGAGAACACCGAGGGCACCGACTGGCACCTCACCTTCGGGCAGACGGGCAAGCGGTTCCAGGCCGAGTTCGACCGGCAGGCCCGCGACAATTTCCGGCCGGATGTCACGATCGCCCCCGACGGGAAGTACACGGCCGTGTGGAAGCAGCAGCAGAGCGCCTGGTCCTGCTACAGCGGACTGACCGCCCAGCGGCACGTGGCCCGTCTGAAGCAGCTCCGGCGCGAGGGCTACCGGCTCACCCGCCTGGCCGCCGCCCAGGTGGGGGACGAGGTGCGCTACTCGCTGCTGGCGGACAAGAAGTAG